One part of the Mesorhizobium sp. M4B.F.Ca.ET.058.02.1.1 genome encodes these proteins:
- the nifH gene encoding nitrogenase iron protein, which yields MSGLRQIAFYGKGGIGKSTTSQNTLAALVDLGQRILIVGCDPKADSTRLILNSKAQDTVLDLAAQEGSVEDLELQDVLKVGYRGIKCVESGGPEPGVGCAGRGVITSINFLEENGAYDDVDYVSYDVLGDVVCGGFAMPIREGKAQEIYIVMSGEMMALYAANNIAKGILKYAHSGGVRLGGLICNERQTDRELDLAEALAGRLNSKLIHFVPRDNIVQHAELRKMSVIQYAPDSKQAGEYRALAEKIHANSGQGTIPTPITMEELEEMLLDFGIMKTDEQMLAELHSKEAAKAAAQ from the coding sequence ATGTCAGGTCTGCGTCAGATCGCCTTTTACGGCAAAGGCGGCATCGGCAAGTCCACCACCTCCCAAAATACGCTCGCCGCCCTTGTCGACCTCGGGCAGAGAATCCTCATCGTAGGATGCGACCCCAAAGCCGATTCCACACGCTTGATCCTGAATTCGAAAGCTCAGGATACCGTCCTGGATCTCGCCGCACAGGAAGGTTCGGTGGAAGACCTCGAACTCCAGGACGTGCTCAAGGTCGGCTACAGAGGCATCAAGTGCGTGGAGTCCGGCGGCCCCGAGCCGGGTGTCGGTTGCGCCGGCCGCGGCGTCATCACCTCGATCAATTTCCTCGAGGAGAATGGCGCTTATGACGATGTCGATTATGTCTCCTATGACGTCCTCGGCGACGTGGTATGCGGCGGCTTCGCCATGCCGATCCGCGAAGGCAAGGCCCAGGAGATCTACATCGTCATGTCCGGCGAGATGATGGCGCTCTATGCCGCCAATAACATCGCCAAGGGCATCCTCAAATATGCCCATTCGGGCGGTGTGCGGCTGGGCGGGCTGATCTGCAATGAACGTCAAACCGACCGTGAACTCGATCTGGCCGAAGCACTGGCTGGCCGATTGAATTCCAAGCTCATCCACTTCGTGCCCCGCGACAACATCGTCCAGCATGCCGAACTCAGGAAGATGTCGGTGATCCAGTACGCGCCGGACTCCAAGCAGGCAGGGGAATACCGCGCTCTGGCCGAGAAGATCCACGCCAATTCGGGCCAGGGTACGATCCCGACGCCGATCACCATGGAGGAGCTGGAGGAGATGCTGCTCGACTTCGGCATCATGAAGACCGACGAGCAGATGCTTGCCGAGCTTCACTCCAAGGAAGCGGCGAAGGCGGCGGCCCAGTAG
- the nifE gene encoding nitrogenase iron-molybdenum cofactor biosynthesis protein NifE has translation MSSLSAKIKDAFDEPACDKNRGKDAKARKEGCSKSLTPGAAAGGCAFDGAKIVLQPITDVAHLVHAPLACEGNSWDNRGAVSSGPTLWRTSFTTDLTELDLVMGQGERKLFKAIREIKHTYAPPAIFVYSTCVTALIGDDIEAVCKRATEKFGLAVVPINAPGLAGSKNLGNKLAAEALLDHVIGTVEPDDSGPYDINILGEFNLSGEFWLVKPLLDRLGIRVRACIPGDARYRDIASAHRARAAMMVCSTALISLARKMEERWDIPFFEGSFYGISDTSQALRNLVRLLVRKGADPEILERTETLIAQQEAIAWKKLESYRQRLQGKRVLLNTGGVKSWSVVHALMEIGIEIVGTSVKKSTVQDKERIKQVLKHDKHMFESMAARELYAMLSEHRADIMLSGGRTQFIALKAKTPWLDINQERQHPYAGYDGMVELVRQIDLAIHNPIWSQVRQPAPWDCQPDLIGELPCTRNETAYLFDEFACATAHEC, from the coding sequence ATGTCCTCCCTCAGCGCCAAAATCAAGGACGCCTTCGATGAGCCCGCCTGCGATAAGAACCGTGGCAAAGATGCCAAGGCGCGCAAGGAGGGCTGCTCGAAGTCGCTGACACCAGGGGCGGCAGCCGGCGGCTGCGCCTTTGACGGAGCCAAGATCGTCCTGCAGCCGATCACCGACGTTGCGCATCTGGTCCATGCGCCGCTTGCCTGCGAGGGCAATTCTTGGGACAACCGTGGTGCGGTTTCGTCAGGACCGACCTTGTGGCGGACAAGCTTCACGACCGACCTCACCGAACTCGACCTGGTGATGGGGCAGGGCGAGCGGAAACTCTTCAAGGCGATCCGCGAGATCAAGCACACATACGCGCCGCCGGCGATCTTCGTCTACTCGACTTGCGTAACGGCGCTGATCGGTGACGACATCGAGGCCGTGTGCAAACGCGCCACGGAAAAGTTCGGTTTGGCCGTGGTGCCGATCAATGCGCCTGGCCTGGCAGGCTCCAAGAACCTCGGCAACAAGCTCGCCGCCGAGGCGTTGCTCGATCATGTCATCGGCACGGTCGAACCCGACGACTCTGGGCCCTACGACATCAACATCCTTGGCGAATTCAACCTCTCGGGCGAATTCTGGCTTGTAAAGCCGCTCCTCGATCGGCTCGGGATCCGGGTGCGCGCCTGCATTCCCGGCGATGCGCGTTACCGCGACATTGCTTCCGCGCACCGCGCCCGGGCGGCAATGATGGTGTGCTCGACCGCGCTGATCAGTCTTGCCCGCAAGATGGAGGAGCGCTGGGACATCCCGTTCTTCGAGGGCTCCTTCTATGGCATCTCCGACACATCGCAAGCTCTTCGCAACCTTGTCAGGCTGCTGGTGAGGAAGGGCGCCGATCCGGAGATCCTCGAGCGCACAGAGACGCTAATCGCGCAGCAGGAGGCGATCGCGTGGAAGAAACTCGAATCCTACCGGCAAAGGCTCCAAGGCAAGCGCGTGCTGCTCAACACAGGCGGTGTGAAGTCCTGGTCGGTTGTCCATGCGCTGATGGAGATCGGAATCGAGATCGTCGGCACCTCGGTCAAGAAATCTACGGTGCAGGACAAGGAGCGCATCAAACAAGTTCTCAAGCACGACAAGCACATGTTCGAATCCATGGCTGCGCGCGAGCTGTACGCCATGCTCTCTGAACACAGGGCCGATATCATGCTGTCGGGCGGTCGCACGCAATTCATTGCGCTCAAGGCCAAGACGCCCTGGCTCGATATCAACCAGGAGCGCCAGCATCCTTATGCCGGCTATGACGGCATGGTGGAACTCGTACGCCAGATCGACCTCGCCATTCACAATCCGATCTGGTCTCAGGTGCGCCAGCCGGCCCCGTGGGATTGCCAGCCTGATCTGATAGGCGAATTGCCGTGCACGAGGAACGAGACCGCGTACCTGTTTGATGAATTCGCATGCGCGACGGCACACGAGTGTTGA
- the nifD gene encoding nitrogenase molybdenum-iron protein alpha chain: protein MSREYENDGALHAKLIEEVLSHYPDKAAKRRKKHLNVAKSGNEAGGESEVLSECDVKSNIKSIPGVMTIRGCAYAGSKGVVWGPVKDMVHISHGPVGCGQYSWSQRRNYYVGTTGVDTFGTMQFTSDFQEKDIVFGGDKKLEQIIDEIEVLFPLNNGITVQSECPIGLIGDDTEAVSRKKTKEYDKTIVPVRCEGFRGVSQSLGHHIANDAIRDWVFDKKDVKFEAGPYDVNVIGDYNIGGDAWASRILLEEIGLRVVGNWSGDATLAEIERAPKAKLNLIHCYRSMNYICRHMEEKYGVAWMEYNFFGPSQIEASLRNIAKHFGPEIEEKTEKVIAKYRPLVDAVIAKYLSRLEGNTVMLYVGGLRPRHVVTAYEDLGMVIVGTGYEFAHSDDYQRTGHYVKNGTLIYDDVTGYELEKFIEGIRPNLVGSGIKEKYPVQKMGIPFRQMHSWDYSGPYHGYDGFAIFARDVDLAINNPVWDLFHAPWKRSRGDERAMAAE, encoded by the coding sequence ATGAGCCGGGAATACGAGAATGACGGTGCTCTTCATGCGAAGCTTATCGAAGAGGTGTTGTCGCATTATCCCGACAAGGCGGCGAAGCGCCGCAAGAAGCACCTCAACGTCGCAAAGAGCGGCAACGAGGCTGGCGGGGAAAGCGAGGTCCTTTCCGAATGCGACGTCAAATCGAACATCAAGTCCATTCCCGGGGTGATGACGATTCGCGGCTGTGCATATGCGGGTTCGAAAGGCGTGGTGTGGGGGCCAGTCAAGGATATGGTCCATATCTCGCACGGCCCGGTCGGCTGCGGCCAATACTCTTGGTCGCAGCGCCGCAACTACTACGTCGGTACGACGGGCGTCGACACGTTCGGGACAATGCAGTTCACCTCCGATTTCCAGGAGAAGGACATCGTCTTCGGCGGCGACAAGAAGCTGGAACAGATCATTGACGAGATTGAAGTCTTGTTTCCGCTTAACAACGGCATCACCGTGCAATCCGAATGCCCTATCGGCCTGATTGGCGATGACACCGAGGCGGTTTCTCGCAAAAAGACCAAGGAGTATGACAAGACGATCGTGCCGGTACGCTGCGAGGGTTTCCGCGGCGTCTCGCAGTCGCTTGGCCACCACATCGCCAATGATGCGATCCGGGATTGGGTCTTCGACAAAAAGGATGTCAAGTTCGAGGCCGGCCCCTACGACGTCAACGTCATCGGCGACTACAATATCGGCGGCGATGCCTGGGCCTCGCGCATACTGCTTGAGGAGATAGGGCTGCGCGTGGTCGGCAACTGGTCGGGTGACGCCACACTCGCAGAGATCGAGCGCGCCCCGAAGGCTAAGCTCAATCTTATCCACTGCTACCGGTCGATGAACTACATCTGTCGGCATATGGAGGAAAAGTATGGCGTCGCTTGGATGGAGTACAATTTCTTCGGTCCCTCCCAGATCGAAGCCTCTCTGCGCAACATAGCCAAGCATTTTGGGCCGGAAATCGAGGAAAAGACCGAAAAGGTCATTGCCAAGTACAGGCCGCTTGTTGATGCGGTCATCGCCAAGTACCTGTCGCGCCTGGAAGGAAATACCGTGATGCTCTATGTCGGCGGCCTGCGCCCCCGCCACGTCGTCACGGCCTACGAGGACCTCGGCATGGTCATCGTGGGCACCGGCTATGAATTCGCCCACAGCGACGACTATCAGCGCACCGGCCACTACGTGAAGAACGGCACGCTGATCTATGATGACGTGACCGGCTATGAGTTGGAGAAATTCATCGAAGGGATTCGCCCAAATCTGGTCGGCTCGGGAATCAAAGAAAAATACCCGGTGCAGAAGATGGGCATACCGTTCCGCCAGATGCATTCCTGGGATTATTCAGGCCCGTATCACGGGTACGATGGCTTTGCCATTTTCGCACGTGATGTGGATCTCGCCATCAACAACCCGGTCTGGGACCTATTCCACGCGCCTTGGAAAAGAAGCCGGGGCGATGAGCGGGCGATGGCTGCCGAATAA
- the nifK gene encoding nitrogenase molybdenum-iron protein subunit beta → MPQSAEKILDHAPLFREPEYRKMLAEKKLNFECPHPDEIVSDQRDFTQTWEYREKNLARKALVVNPAKACQPLGAVFAAAGFERTMSFVHGSQGCVAYYRSHLSRHFKEPAAAVSSSMTEDAAVFGGLKNMVDGLANTYQLYDPKMIAVSTTCMAEVIGDDLHSFIQNAKDEDSVPRDFDVPFAHTPAFVGSHVDGYDNMVKGILEHFWKGQERTQVEGAINIIPGFDGFCVGNNRELKRLLDVMGVSYTFIQDASDQFDTPSDGEYRMYDGGTKINEVKKALNAEATLSLQHHNTRKTLGYCEEVGQATASFHYPLGVQATDEFLMEVAAISGKEIPEAIRLERGRLVDAMADSQSWLHGKKYAIYGDPDFVHAMARFVMETGGEPTHCLATNGTSAWEADLKKLLASSPFGKAAQVWAGKDLWALRSLLFTEPVDLLIGNSYGKYLERDTGTPLIRLMFPIFDRHHHHRFALFGYQGALRVLTTILDKIFDKLDRETSETGVTDYSYDLTR, encoded by the coding sequence ATGCCGCAGTCGGCTGAAAAAATTCTCGATCACGCTCCCCTGTTCCGCGAGCCGGAATACAGAAAGATGCTCGCTGAGAAGAAGCTAAACTTCGAATGTCCGCACCCCGATGAGATCGTTTCCGATCAGCGCGATTTCACCCAGACGTGGGAATACCGCGAAAAGAACCTCGCCCGCAAAGCGCTTGTCGTGAACCCGGCCAAGGCCTGCCAGCCGCTGGGTGCGGTATTCGCTGCCGCCGGCTTCGAACGAACCATGTCCTTCGTCCACGGCAGCCAAGGTTGCGTCGCCTATTACCGCTCGCACCTGTCGCGCCATTTCAAGGAGCCTGCCGCGGCGGTCTCCTCCTCAATGACCGAGGATGCGGCGGTGTTTGGCGGCCTGAAGAACATGGTCGACGGGCTCGCCAACACCTACCAGCTCTACGACCCGAAGATGATTGCCGTGTCGACGACCTGTATGGCAGAGGTCATTGGCGACGACCTGCACAGCTTCATCCAGAACGCCAAGGACGAAGATTCAGTCCCGCGCGACTTCGACGTGCCCTTTGCCCACACGCCGGCCTTCGTTGGCAGTCATGTCGACGGCTATGACAACATGGTCAAAGGCATTTTGGAGCACTTCTGGAAAGGCCAGGAGCGTACGCAAGTCGAAGGAGCCATCAACATCATTCCGGGCTTCGACGGCTTCTGCGTCGGCAACAACCGGGAGCTCAAGCGCCTGCTCGATGTAATGGGCGTGTCCTACACATTCATCCAGGATGCCTCTGACCAGTTCGATACGCCTTCGGACGGTGAATACCGCATGTATGACGGGGGCACGAAGATCAACGAGGTGAAGAAGGCCCTCAACGCCGAGGCAACGCTTTCGCTGCAGCATCACAACACCCGAAAGACGCTGGGCTATTGCGAGGAGGTCGGGCAGGCGACGGCCTCGTTCCACTATCCGCTCGGCGTTCAGGCGACCGACGAATTCCTGATGGAGGTCGCGGCGATTTCCGGCAAGGAGATCCCCGAGGCAATTCGCCTCGAGCGCGGCCGACTGGTAGACGCCATGGCGGACAGCCAATCCTGGTTGCATGGTAAGAAATACGCCATCTACGGCGATCCCGACTTCGTTCACGCGATGGCCCGCTTTGTCATGGAGACCGGCGGCGAGCCAACCCATTGCCTCGCCACCAATGGCACCTCGGCATGGGAAGCCGATTTGAAGAAGCTGCTAGCATCCTCGCCTTTCGGCAAGGCTGCCCAGGTTTGGGCGGGCAAGGACCTGTGGGCGCTGCGCTCACTGCTCTTTACCGAGCCGGTGGACCTTTTGATCGGCAATTCCTACGGCAAGTACCTGGAGCGCGACACCGGAACGCCGCTGATCCGGCTGATGTTTCCGATCTTCGATCGGCACCATCATCACCGCTTTGCGCTCTTTGGCTACCAGGGCGCGTTGCGCGTGCTTACGACGATCCTCGACAAGATCTTCGACAAACTCGATCGCGAGACGAGCGAGACGGGTGTGACGGATTATTCCTATGACCTCACGCGCTAA